A genomic window from Triticum urartu cultivar G1812 chromosome 7, Tu2.1, whole genome shotgun sequence includes:
- the LOC125525590 gene encoding sphinganine C4-monooxygenase 2-like, with product MELVFSDEALAIVVPIAAYWVYSGMYMALGHSMDEYRLHPREEERSKNLVPKRDVVKGVLLQQLLQAAVAAAIFTLGGESTATAAGEAPQRTTWATCLTVAMQIAVGMAVLDGWQYAWHRCMHLNKFLYRHVHSWHHRLVVPYAFGAQYNHPVEGLLLDTVGGALAFLASGMSPRVSIFFFTLCTVKGVDDHCGLWLPGNPRAGRYNFSQPFFVTWDKVFGTHMPYVVEHRPQGGLHVRPMEALS from the exons ATGGAGCTGGTATTCTCTGATGAAGCGCTGGCCATTGTCGTCCCCATAGCTGCCTACTGGGTCTACTCCGGCATGTACATGGCGCTTGGACACTCCATGGACGAGTACAGGCTACACCCAAGGGAGGAGGAGCGCAGCAAGAACCTCGTGCCCAAGCGCGACGTCGTCAAGGGCGTCCTCCTCCAGCAGCTCCTGcaggccgccgtcgccgccgccattTTCACG CTTGGAGGCGAAAGCACCGCGACGGCCGCCGGCGAAGCACCGCAGCGGACGACCTGGGCAACGTGCCTGACGGTAGCGATGCAGATCGCGGTGGGCATGGCCGTGCTGGACGGGTGGCAGTACGCGTGGCACCGATGCATGCACCTCAACAAGTTCTTGTACCGGCACGTCCACTCGTGGCACCACCGCCTGGTCGTGCCCTACGCCTTCGGCGCGCAGTAcaaccaccccgtggagggcctCCTCCTCGACACCGTCGGCGGGGCGCTCGCCTTCCTCGCCTCCGGTATGTCGCCCCGTGTCTCCATCTTCTTCTTCACGCTCTGTACCGTCAAGGGCGTGGACGACCACTGCGGCCTGTGGCTGCCGGGGAAC CCTCGCGCTGGCAGATACAACTTCTCGCAGCCCTTCTTTGTGACATGGGACAAGGTGTTTGGGACGCACATGCCCTATGTGGTCGAGCACAGGCCCCAAGGAGGCCTCCACGTGCGGCCCATGGAAGCCCTTAGCTAA